The DNA region ATCACTTCGCTCAGGTGACGGACATCTTCGACATGTGGCAGGCCGCACTGGATATGGAGAAGGACCCGGTCGCACACAAGTTCATCGAAGCTCGGTTGACGTTCGTCAAGGGCGTACTGCGTGTGATACGGCATGACTACAGTCAAGACGAAGGGTACCTCGAACGCTCGGCCACGCTGCTGCGCTCGATGTCGCGTGCGGATGCCGCCGAAGCCGGGATGATGCCGGAGGCCGTCGACATCGCTCTGCACGAAACGGAAGTACTGCTCTCGCGCAGCTTCATCGCTCTCGGAAGGATCGACGAAGCGCTCGATCTCCTGCACCGCATGAAGGACCGCCATCGGCTCCATGCCGACCACGCGGAGGAAGTACAGGCCATCGAGGACATCGTTCGTGTGCACGTCCTGATCGGCGATGTACGTGCCGCGCGTCGCATCATGGTGGAACACGACGAACTTGCGGAACGATACGGAATACGCTACGATCCCGCCAATGAAACGGAAGTCATCACTCTCCGTGCCCGCCTCGCCCTCGAACGTTGCGATTTCGACGAAGCCGTCTCATGGTGCAACAAGGCATACGACGTGCAGAAACGGGAACGCTATCTGCGTATCGTACAGGCCTTCAACTGCTATCAGACGGAACAGCGCATCGCCTGCATGCGTGGCGATTACGGCCGGGCCCACGAGATACTGGATGTACTCCGCACCGCATCCTATCCCGGTCTGCAGGACTACTTCACCGAAGCCCTGCTGCTGATGGAGACCTGGATGGCCTTCATGAACGGAGAAGACGAGACGGTGGACCATTGGCTGGTTCGATGCGAACGGGACTATCTGCCCGAGTGGAACAAGCCGAAGCATCAGATATTCGGACGCATCGGTACCATCGGCCTCTATCTCAATGTCCATGCACGACGGTCCGGACGCGAGCGTATCTCCGGTCTCCTCGCCGAAGCACTCGACTTCACGAAGACGCATCAGATGCCGCGCCAGCATGCCGAATTTCTCCTCGTGCGTATGATGATCGCCGTGCATGAGCAGCGTATGGACGAGGCCGTGGATGCATGCATGGATGCCCTGGCCATCTGTGCCCGGTACGATATGACGTCGCCATTCTTCAATGTCTTCGACAGGAAGGATACGGTGACGGATCTGATCAATGCAGGGCTGAATCGTCGTACTCCGTCGGGGGATCTCGTCGCTGCCGCGGAACGGATACTCGGAACGTGGCCGGAAGGCAGCGGCAGGGCGAACGATACGGCCGCCAGACCTTCGCTCAACATCCAGTTGCGACTCAATCCCGATACGCAACGGCTGGATCTCACACCGCGCGAGATCGAGACGCTCGCTCTGCTCGTCCAGGGAAATACGAATCAGCGGATCGCCGACAAGCTCTATGTCTCGCTCGCGACGGTCAAGACCCACCTGTACAATCTGTATCAGAAGCTCGGCGTGGGGAATCGCGCCGAAGCCATCGTCCGCGCACGCGGACTGGGTATCTCCGATCGCTGAGAACGGACCACACCCGCGAATTCAACCCAAGGGTTGAGGTTCCTCATACTCGTAACATGCGAAGTTTGTATCGTCTGATGGACGCATTTCGATATGTGCCCACACGTACGAGACGATCCCTCCAATCCCATGTGTTCAACCGTACGTCGCTGGCGGAGCCGTTCGGCTCCGCCACGGCCATCGGTGTTCATCAATCGACATCGAACCCTATGCTAAACCGCCCACACCGTTCTTCCTCCATCGTCGTCGGTCTGACGTCGTTCCTCGCCATGGCCTGGCCCGCTGCCGCACGAGCGCAGTCGATATGGGTCGAGAAGCCGATGGGCAGCACTGCCAACTACAGGTTCGTCGACGCGACGACGTCATGCGTCTTCGTCGGCGGACTGAATGGGACCAACGATGATGCGAAGTTCTTCCGCCAATGCGATACCACGTTCGAAAGCATCTACGTTTCCGGATGGGTGCCGATGCTGCCCATCGATCTGACCTTGCTATCCGAGCGGAACCTCGTGATGGTTGCCGACGACGTCTTCCACGACGAGCTGGAGGCGACGATCATCAAGAGTACCGATGGTGGACAGACGTGGGTAGCCACATACCGCGCGGACAGTACGCGACCGTCGCTTCGCGACGTCACGTCGAAGGGCGATATGGTCCTGGTCGGTGGTGCCATCGTCAAGGATCACGAGACCGGCCGTACCACGACACCCGTTCTCATGCTGTCGAACGACGCAGGACTCACCTGGTCGCGTGTCGACGGCTCTCTTCCCGATTCCGTCATGGTATTGTCGTCGGCCATCGTCGATGCACGGACGTGGATGGTATCAGGACGGCACGGTGACGCGGGACAGGTCTGGATCACACGTGATTCCGGCGCTACATGGACATCACCGGTGCGTATCGATGGCGAACCGGTCCATACCGTCAAGACCAATGGAATCATTGCCGTTGCCGTGTCGCGTGCCACGATGTTCGTCTCGATCGACGGTGGAACGTCCTGGCGTACGATCAGGGACGGCTTCGGTGGCGTGCCGTCTATCGGTGACGTGGAATTGACGAAGGACGGCGACATCGCATTCGTCTATCGATTGCTCGGAATCGGGTGGCTCTTCGGTACCGCGAAGCCGGACATGTCCGAATGGTCCGCGGAACAGGTCACCTTCGATGAATCCCTGTTCGGTCATCTCTCGTGCGGCGCGAACGGATACGACTGGATGACCGTTGGAGGCAAGGTCTACTATCGGCGCAACGGAACGACGTCCGTCGATGAAGACATGGGTATGGTCGAAGCGTCCGTCATGCCCAACCCGGTTCTTCGGGGGATGACGGTAAGGATAGGATTGAAGGATGCCCGATCCTCCGTGCGCGGGATACGGTTGGTATATCCCGACGGAACGTCGACGCGCGTCGATACCGAGGATGGAGCCATGGGCACGATCGCGGTGCGCATCCCTTCGGAAGCACCTGCCGGCTGTGCGCTGCTCGTCGTGGATACGGGATATGGCGTCGAAACGTCGAAGGTCATGATCCAGCCATGATACGGGCATCCTTCCATATCATCCATCAACCGGCGGCTTGCAGCATGGAATCACGAAGCTATACGATCCGTCTTCGTACGGTACTGAGTACCGACTGGCACGACCGGTTCACGCCGATGAAGATACGTCATCGCGAGCCGGGGATCACGGAACTGTACGGAATCCTGCCGGACCAATCGGCCCTGCATGGCATGCTGCGTCAGATCCAGCGTTTCGGACTGGATATCCTGAGTATGGAGAGCGAGTCGCTGTCCCGATGAAAGGGGAGTGCAGGGATAGCACGGCGCGTGGGCCGTGTGGGGATCAGAGTTTCCGGTGGACGCTCGTCACGATACCGAGGACGCGGAAGTCGTCGTGTTCGGTGATTGTCATCGGCGCGTACTTGCGGTTCTCGGCTACCAGCATCACCCGGCCTTCGGCATCGTGCTGCAGGCGCTTCACCGTCAGTTCGCCGTTCAGCCATGCCACGATGATGTTGCCGTCGATCGTTTCACGACCGGCATCGATGACGAGCATGTCTCCTGCGAAGATGCGTGCATCCTCCATGCTGTCACCGGTGGCGATGACGCTGTAGGAATCGCGGGGATTGGGGACCCAGTATGCCGTGAAGTTGAGATCGGTCCCTTCGTCCTCGGTCATATGCGGAGCACGACCGCAAGGAGCGGCGGACATGAAGAATCGGATCGTCGTTTCGTCCGATGCACCGAGTTTCGTGATCATGGTATCCCCCTTCGAAAATGTAGGTCGGATTACTGCCTGAGGGCCCGGGCCATCAGGGAATCCGCGTTCGATCCGGTATAATCGCTATCGATGATGACACGCTTGATCTCGCCGTTGCGCAGCACGTAGACGGCGGGCAGGGCATTGAGCGTGATATCCTTCATGTAGGGATGCTTGTCACTGCTCGAACGCATGGAGTAGATTTCGACCTTGCGCATCGGAACGTCGGCCTGCATGAGGGATTTCATCACCTGCGGGAACAGCTTTTGCGTACCGCGGCATGCGCAGGAAGGTTTCACGAAGATCAGCAGTTGATGCTGGGTCGTATCGAATTCCGTCCTGATCTCGTTGATCATCGTGGCATCCGGCGTGTAGGTCGACGTTTCGGCCGGGAACCAGGCATAGCCTGCCGTCGTGTTCAACTGTTGCACGGTGATGAGTTCGGCCCTGTACTCGGGATCGGTATTGGAGCATGCCGCCATGATCGCTGCGATGGCGATGCATCCGAAGGAAAGAAGAAGGCGCTTCATCGGAGTCCTCAACAGTGTACGACGGTGATACTTACCACTTCATGATGTTTACTTCGTCGACGTAGACGGTCTGTTTGTTCCGGAAGAGGGCGAGCACGATGGCCAGACCGACGGCCGCTTCCGCGGCGGCGACCGCCATGATGAAGAATACGAACATCTGTCCGGCGACATTCCCGGAATAGGCGGAGAAGGCGACCATCGTCAGGTTCACGGCATTGAGCATCAGCTCGATGGACATGAAGATGATGATGGCGTTACGGCGCGTGATCACACCGATGACGCCGATGACGAACAGGACTGCCGAGAGGATCAGGTAGTAGTCGAGCGGGATGGTCGTAGGCATGATGCTTCCTTACTTCAACGTACGCTTTGCGAGGATGACCGAACCGATCAGGGCTGCCAGCAGCAGAAGCGATACGGCTTCGAAGGGGAACAGGTAATGCGTGAACAGGCTCTGGCCGATGGCCTCCGTCGTGCCGATTTCCACGGCCTTGGGAGAGAGGGCATTGACGCCGGTAGGCTTGGACGTGAGGACGATGCCGATCTGTACGGCGAACAGCGCGGCCACGAGCCACCCGAGGGTGGACCGTAACGACGCCCGTTCCGTGAGCTGCCGTTCACTGCCGAGATTCAGGAGCATGATCACGAAGATCACGAGCACCATGATGGCGCCGGCATAGACCAGTACCTGCACGACGGCCACGAACTGGGCTTCGAGCGTGAGGTACAGACCCGACAGCATGAAGAAGTGAGCGATGAGCGACATGGCCGACGCGACGGGATTACGACGCGTAATGGTCAGAAGGGCCGATGCCACCGCACCGATCGCGAACAGAGCAAAAAGGATGACTTGTAGGTTCACCGCGCAGGTACCCGAATAGGGGACTGATACAACGGGGCAAATATACGCAAAGGACCGTTCCGCGAAGGATCACCCTTCAAAGCGTTCCACGGTACGTACGCCCTTGATCTTGTGGAGCTTGTCGAAGATCCTGTCCAGGTGGGCCGTATCGCGCACGTAGACGGTCAGGATTCCCTCGAAGAGAGAGTCGAAGGCGTCGATGTTCACACCGCGGATGTTGGTGTTGTCCACCGATATCACGGCCGTCGTGATGTCGTTCAGCATACCCGGGCGGTCGTCCCCCGTGATCTTGACGGCGGCCAGGAATTCGCTGCGCTGCTTCTTGCTCCACTGGAGTTCGACGAGGCGCGGACGGAGTTTGTCCTGCAGTTCGGCCATGTTGTGGCAGCTCGTGCGGTGGACCTTGATGCCGCTGCCGATGGTGACGATGCCGACGATGTCGTCTCCCGGTACGGGATTGCAGCACCGTGCGTAGGAAAACATGACCTTCGCGGCCGGGATGTTGTCACCGACGATGTAGATGCCGTCCGACCGTTCCCGCGCCGAATTGCTGAAGTCGTGGAACGTGAACTCTTCCTGCGGCCTGGCCTCGGCGGGTGCTCCCGGAGACAGGCGTTCCATGATCATCGCGGCTGCGGCTTCGGGCGTGAGCGTTCCCGTGCCGAGGGCGGCGTAGAAATCGGTCTTGCTGTCGTACTTGAGATGGGCGATCACCCGTTCCAGATCGTCTTCGTTGATATGGAGGTTGTGCTTCTTCGCCCGCTTCTCCCACAGGTCCTTGCCTTCGGCCACGCGGGCACGACGTTCCTCGTTGAGGATACGTCTGATGTGCGTCTTGGCCTTGTGCGTGATGACGATCCGCTCCCAGTCGCGATTCGGCGTCTGGTTCCGCGAGGTGAGAATTTCGACCTGGTCGCCGGTCGTCAGCTTGTGGTCGAGCGGTACGATGCGCCCGTTGACCTTGGCGCCGATACAGCGGGCTCCGACCTGCGAGTGGATATCGAAGGCGAAGTCGATGGGGGTGGCGCCCTTCGGGAGGATACGCAGATCGCCCTTGGGCGTGAAGACGTAGATCTCGTCCTGATAGAGGTTGAGCTTGAAACTCTCCATCAGTTGCTCGGGGGCTTCATCGCCGGCACTGTCGAAGATGTCGCGTACCCAGTTGGCCCACTCCTCGAGGTCGGAACTGTCCACCCACGTCGCCGTTGCGCCGCTCTGTGCCTTGTAACGGAAGTGGGCGGCAACCCCTCGCTCCGCGAACTCGTGCATGGCGCGTGTACGGATCTGCACTTCCACACGCTTGCCGTCGGCGCTGATGACGGTGGTATGCAGCGATTGATAGCCGTTTTTCTTCGGTACCGAGATGTAGTTCTTGAAACGTTCCGGAACGGGAACGTAGATCTCGCTGACGAGGCCATAGGCCAGGAAGCAGTCGTTGTTCTCGCGGGTTTCGAGAATGATGCGCACGGCGAAGAGATCGTAGAGCTCGTCCAGCGTCTTGCCCTGCGTGACCATCTTCTTGTAGATGGAATAGAGGTGCTTGGGACGCCCGCTGATCTCGAACTTGAGGCCGTTCTCCTTGAGACGGTCGGCGATCGGACGCGAGAACTTCTCGATGAAGTCCTCACGCTCCTCGCGCGTCGTGTTGAGCTGACGCTTGATGTCGTCGTATGCCGACCTGTTGAGAACCTTGAAGGACAGGTCCTCCAGTTCCCACTTGATGTTTCCGAGGCCGAAGCGGTGGGCGAACGGAGCGTAGATCTCCATCGTCTCGCGTGCCAGACGTTCCTGGCGCTCGCGCGGCAGGACGTCGATGGTGCGCATGTTATGGAGACGGTCGGCGAACTTCACGAGGATGACGCGGACGTCGTTGGCCATCGAAAGCAACAGCTTGCGATAGTTTTCGGCCTGCGTGATCTCGCGGCTCTTGAAGACGTCGTTGATCTTCGTCGCACCGTCGACGATGTCGGCCACTTCCGAACCGAAGTCCTCGCGGATGTCCTTCAGCGAATATTCGGTGTCTTCGACCACGTCGTGAAGCAGTGCCGCCACGACGCTGACGTCGTCGAGAGGAATTTCCCGGCAGACGATGATGGCCACCTGCAGGGGATGCGTGTAATACGGCTCGCCGCTCGTGCGGACGTCCTTGCGGTGAGCCTCGACGCAGAAGCGGAATGCCCGTGTTACGAATTCCTCGTTGAACCTCGTGAGGTTCTGTTTGCCTTCATGAAGAAGAACTGCGAGATCGGCCTCGACGTCGAGGCCGAAGATATGTTCCGGTTCCTGGAGTGCCGGTGTCCGTCGTTTTGCTGCCGCTCTGGCCATAGATCATCGTTTTACGAGCGTGACGTGCGATACATCATGTGCTGTGCGCACGATCACGAAATACGTTCCTGCCGCAAGGGTGCTGCCTTCGATGGTGAGGTCGATTCCCTCCGCCGGTATGGCTCCTTCGAAAAGGGCCGCTACGCGCTGTCCCCCTACGGTATACAGACCGACCGTAGCCGGTATATCATTCGACAAGGACGAAGATACACGTACGTGCGTGTTCTCCGAGAAAGGATTTATTCCGGGCTTCAGGACGAAGCCGGCCTTCTGTTGTCCGGTCTCGGCGACGCTCGTCGGTGTGGTCGTATCGGGTACCGGTGCGAAGGCTTCCAGCCAGGCGAGGCCCTTGTCGAGAAGGTCGGTGCGCTGGGATGGACTCATGATGCGGGCGGGATTGATACCGAGCATGATCGTGCGGTAGTCCTGGTTACGCTGATATCGTACGGCGCCGGTGATGGTGCCGCCGTCGCGGACGAGCATGCTGGCCGAGCCCGTGCCCTTGGCACGGAGCTTGACGTTAGGGACGATGACGTCGCCACGATGATGATAGAGGGCCGGAAGCTGGCAATCCATGGTACCGAGTTCACCGGTCACGGGATCGTTCGGAACGCCGGAGAAGAGACGACGTCCGTCGTCACCGAAGCCCGGAGCATCCGCACCCACGAACGAGGCGCCGAAGGATTCGAAGAATCCGATGGAATTCGTGAGGTCGGTACGGAGGATGAGGGGATCGTCTGCGGCCATGAAGATCTCGATGCCTCGCTTCAGGAGCGAGGAGATGATGGCATCGTCCGTCGTGTTGATGTCGCCGAAGCTTCCGGAGAACCAGAGTGTCGTCTGCAGTGAATCGAGATCGTCGGCGACGCGGACGAAGATGTCCCCGTCGATGGAGACGTATCCGGTACGGTCGGTAAGGGCCACGGCTTCGGTGATGTCGAAGCCTTCCGTGGTACCGTCGTTGATGACGACGCGGCGCAGGCCCGACGAGACGAGCGTGGCTTTCGCGCGCAGGAAGTCCGACGTGAAGGCCGTGGCATCGCTTGCCGTCACCATGAGGTCGACGACGGGTGCCGCCGCTTCGGAGCGCGCGACGACGACGGGAATGCGGGCCGTGGATTCGGCATCGATGGTGAGCGTCGTAGCGTTCGAAGGGGACTCGATGGTCCAGGGCGTGGAGTCGGCAGAAAGCCTGGCGCGTACGCTGATGGTCTTCTGTGATGTCGTGGCGTTGTGGTAGTCGAACCAGACGGTATCGACGGCATTGTAGGTATCCACTGCGGCTACCGGCGAGATGCGGTCGCGCAGTGCAGTCTCGAGACGCCCGACGGTACTGGCGCCACGGTCGACGAACCAGATATGATCGTCGGGTCCGAGCGTGATGCCGAGCAGTTCGGTGGCCTTCGTATCGACCGTTCCGAGCTTGCTGGCGGGAAGCGTCGAGATGTCGTAGATA from Candidatus Kapaibacterium thiocyanatum includes:
- a CDS encoding RelA/SpoT family protein, producing the protein MARAAAKRRTPALQEPEHIFGLDVEADLAVLLHEGKQNLTRFNEEFVTRAFRFCVEAHRKDVRTSGEPYYTHPLQVAIIVCREIPLDDVSVVAALLHDVVEDTEYSLKDIREDFGSEVADIVDGATKINDVFKSREITQAENYRKLLLSMANDVRVILVKFADRLHNMRTIDVLPRERQERLARETMEIYAPFAHRFGLGNIKWELEDLSFKVLNRSAYDDIKRQLNTTREEREDFIEKFSRPIADRLKENGLKFEISGRPKHLYSIYKKMVTQGKTLDELYDLFAVRIILETRENNDCFLAYGLVSEIYVPVPERFKNYISVPKKNGYQSLHTTVISADGKRVEVQIRTRAMHEFAERGVAAHFRYKAQSGATATWVDSSDLEEWANWVRDIFDSAGDEAPEQLMESFKLNLYQDEIYVFTPKGDLRILPKGATPIDFAFDIHSQVGARCIGAKVNGRIVPLDHKLTTGDQVEILTSRNQTPNRDWERIVITHKAKTHIRRILNEERRARVAEGKDLWEKRAKKHNLHINEDDLERVIAHLKYDSKTDFYAALGTGTLTPEAAAAMIMERLSPGAPAEARPQEEFTFHDFSNSARERSDGIYIVGDNIPAAKVMFSYARCCNPVPGDDIVGIVTIGSGIKVHRTSCHNMAELQDKLRPRLVELQWSKKQRSEFLAAVKITGDDRPGMLNDITTAVISVDNTNIRGVNIDAFDSLFEGILTVYVRDTAHLDRIFDKLHKIKGVRTVERFEG
- a CDS encoding NADH-quinone oxidoreductase subunit K, translating into MPTTIPLDYYLILSAVLFVIGVIGVITRRNAIIIFMSIELMLNAVNLTMVAFSAYSGNVAGQMFVFFIMAVAAAEAAVGLAIVLALFRNKQTVYVDEVNIMKW